A part of Arachis hypogaea cultivar Tifrunner chromosome 12, arahy.Tifrunner.gnm2.J5K5, whole genome shotgun sequence genomic DNA contains:
- the LOC112730514 gene encoding uncharacterized protein: MLTLQRFLFEPIHKPFLLNPPSSKMPSFQQHRVWRTSIIKGAIAELEGDLELPPNVVRRKRDPNWRGGFSLGIDLGMARTGLALTKGFNIRPLTVLELRGQKLELKIINIAEQQEADEFIIGLPRSSDGKETPQSNIVRSVAGRLAVRAAERGWRVYLQDEHGTTTEAVNRMITMGLSKSSQQRKLDAYAAMMVLERYLSTSGQGTELVLPKNLELQEKLRRGPPKDADFFSDED, translated from the exons ATGTTGACGCTGCAGCGATTTCTGTTTGAACCAATTCACAAGCCTTTCCTACTCAATCCTCCTTCTTCTAAAATGCCGTCGTTTCAGCAACACCGTGTTTGGAGGACCAGCATCATAAAGGGTGCAATAGCAGAGTTAGAAGGAGACCTAGAGCTTCCACCAAACGTGGTTCGGAGAAAGAGGGACCCAAATTGGAGAGGTGGCTTCAGCCTCGGAATTGATTTGGGCATGGCCCGCACTGGCCTCGCCCTCACTAAAGGCTTCAACATTCGCCCTTTAACC GTTTTGGAACTGCGAGGACAGAAGCTTGAGCTCAAGATAATTAACATAGCTGAACAACAG GAGGCTGATGAGTTTATAATTGGACTTCCGAGATCTTCTGATGGGAAGGAGACGCCGCAATCCAACATTGTTCGTAGTGTGGCAGGAAGACTCGCCGTTCGAGCTGCCGAGAG GGGTTGGAGAGTATACCTACAGGATGAACATGGAACAACAACAGAGGCAGTAAATCGGATGATCACTAT GGGTCTAAGTAAGTCCTCTCAGCAGAGGAAGCTTGATGCCTATGCTGCCATG atgGTATTGGAAAGATACTTATCCACATCAGGTCAGGGTACCGAACTTGTTTTGCCCAAGAACCTTGAACTACAAGAAAAACTTCGAAGGGGTCCTCCCAAAGATGCCGATTTTTTCTCGGATGAAGATTAA